CGTTCACGAGAGGAAGAACATCTACCCCAACTTGGATTTCTACGCTGCAGTGGCCATGGACGCCATGGGGGTGCCCAAGGAGTTCTTCACGCCATTTTTCACCTCGAGCAGAATAGCGGGCTGGGTCGCTCATACGATAGAGCAGTATGAGGACGCGGTCCTCCTCCGTCCATCGTCAAAATACGTGGGGGAGTTCGGAAGGACCTTCGTGCCGATCGAAGAGCGATGAGAGACCGCCAATATTCCTCTAAGAGGGGGTATCCCAGAGCAGGGATGTTCCCCTGTATCACGCAAAATTCATAACGCGTGTCCTCCCAGAACTCCCCCCCGACATCTACCAAACCGTCCGGACGACCTTCATCCTCAGGATGCTCTTTGTACTATTACGCTCACAAGAGGATGCATCTCTCCACACAACGAGTGCCGAAAGGGCGTCGATCGGCCGAATGATCCGCTAAGTGGGAGAAATAGACCGACGTTTACGGTTTCATTGAAAAAAGATCGGCGATATGGCGAACATCCGATGGCATATCGGCGAACGCTTCATAGAGAGTGTAGAATCACTTTTCGAAGACCATGCCGTTTATCAGGCGCTGGCTCTTGATCATCTTGCCGCATTTGGGGCAGTTGAGGTTGACCCGGGTCACTTCCGCGCCCTTCAACTGGTCCTTGAGCAGGTTATCATAGAACATCAGGTTGCCTGGTTCCCGGACCAGCTCCTCTTCCTTCCCTTCCCAATCGCAACTATAGCATTTCACCAAAGGTCTCACCGCCTAAGACATGCCCTCGTTCCAGGTTTGTCTTAGTGTTGGCATTCCCGGAATGGACATCTGGAGGAAGCTCAAATGATGTTACGAGTATGTACCGTTTGTCCCTCATCCCTAGATGGTCCACGGCCATTTCAGTTCACGACCATCGATTTAGCGGGAGGGCACCGAAGAACGAACCTCATATCTTTTCCGCAAGTTCGGCGAGGCGGTTTCCTTCCACTCGGTAGACGGTCCAATCGGACATCGGCCGCGCGCCCATTCTCTCGTAGAAGGCGATGGAGGAGGTGTTCCAATCCAGACACCACCAGTCCAACCTTTCGCATCCGCGCTCCATGGCTATCCCGGCCAGGCAGGCGAACATGGAACGACCAAGGCCCAGGCCGCGGCAGTTCTCATCGACGAAAAGGTCCTCCAGGTACAGGTTGGCCTTGCCCAGAAAAGTAGAGAAGTTGTGGAAGAACAAGGCGAAGGCCACCGGCCTTCCCTCCAGCTCTCCGATGATGACCTCCGCCTGTCGTTTTACGAAAAGGGAATCGCGGAGCACATCCTCGGAGGCCTCGACCTCGCTTGAAAGTCCTTCGTATTCGGCAAGTCTTCTAATGAATCGCAGTACGAGGGAGACGTCATCAGGTTGAGCGAAGCGGATGATGAACCCTTTTGTGGACGTTTCGAACGTTTCTTTTCCTCTTTTCACATGCTCACCGCCCTTCCCCCGTTCCCATGCGTTCATCATGGCGAGATGAACGAACTTGGAAATAACATATCGGTGGTTCGTCCAAGGTGCATGGGAATAGCATATGGGTGCAGTAATGAAGCGAAATGTAGAGTTAAGGTCGGCCAATATTAAGCAACATGTCCGGTGGCAAACTTCTGATTCAATGCCCCTCAATTTTATTTGCTTTTGCCCAGTAGGACATAACCTCAATATCCATACAGCCGTTCACCACACGATCTGAATAAAATGAAGGATGGAAAGGGTTTGCACCTTCATCGCACACGCTGGTCGATCGGTTCGCCGGCGCTGGGTCCGTTCACAGGTTCTCAACGGCCCATATGCCCCCCCAGTAACCATAGGGGTTACCATAGGTGTCGTTCGTAACCGTAATGAATGATATATCTGTACCAACACTCAGTCTAGTCGACATTTTCAAGCCAGCAAGGTATGACCACCATTCATATTGTTCAGCCGCGTCAACGGAGAACCAACCCGTGTATGGTGATATGGCGTTGGTGACCGTGGGGGACACCAGAACATACTGCCCTGCCGGTAGCGCCCCGAGATCATAGGTGAACAGGTGGTAAACAAAATTCGTGTTCGCCTTTTGGACCGTCTTATGCACGCTCACTGGTGTTATCAGGTCGTCAGATTCGGCATTCCTGAACACTGGCATAGGGTCTGTCATGTTCTGGTTACTTGTCGGCGGGAATACCAATATCCTCACCACAAACTTGCCCGTGCCGTTGAGCAGGACGTCCGCGAAGTGGTCTGCCCTAGGCAGGATCTCTGCGACGGATGGCATGCTATGGCCATATAAGGACTGCCAGTAATTTTGCGTGATCTCGTAGTTCGTTGCGGGTATGGGTCCCATATTAGGGAACTCCAATTGAGCCCTCGGTTCGGCATTAATGACCAGTCTCTCCACCTGGCTTATGAATAGATCGATCTGGTTCTGGATCATCGGTTTCCAATAGGTGTCTATATAGCTTTGGACGAGGACGGACTCATTTCTAGCATTATGCGCTTCTGCTATCATCGTGAGGCCTCTCACTTCATAGATAAGGAGCCTCTCGAAGTAAGCTTCGAAGCTCAGATAGATGGACATAACCTTGTCCCGGTATGTTCTACCGTAGAGCGAGTTCCCCGTCGGGTCCTGCTGATAGAGCTGATCGATCAAATTGTCGACCATTACCTCGAGCAGCCCTTTCTCATCACCGAGAACATGGCCTTTCACTATCTTGTCGAGAACGTCCAATGCGTTATATATGCCGCTTGTAGGGTTGGTCACCCCGGAGATCCATTCATTTATTGTTATTTGAGAGACCACCCCAGGGGTGGTCGCCGCACACGTGACGAGCGTGGTGTACGAGGAGTCTATCTTCGACAGCGCGTTGTAAGCTGACAATTGGCTCATCCTCAGCTGCAGCTCAGTGTTCACCGTGTTCAGTGCATTTTTCAGTTCTGCAATGCTCGCGCTGATTTGGTCCAAGGTGTTCGAGATTTCGACGAGCTTTTTGTCCATCTCAACAAGTTTATCGTAGGTCTGGTTCAGCTTATCGGACAATGCGTTCAATTGTTCAGCGGTGTAGTCTTCTTGTTCCTCTTCCCCGAGGCCGAGCACACCCATTACCCAGCCCATTATCGGTTCCATGAACGTACCCGTCACTTTGCTAGCGATCCCGCTAAGGGCTCCCTTCGCCAGGTTGGTGAAGATAAACTTGAATGCCTCGAAGGCGAGCCCGCCAGACAATGAAGGGCCTTTGAACGGATGGGTCTGTCCATCTCCGATCTGTGCGGTCAGTGTATCAATATAGGCGTTGAAACTGCCATTTTGGTCAGCTTCTTCCAAGAATTTTTGACAGCTAAATAATGATGTCGATGCGCTCGGACAGTTGATAATAGAGGTTATGTTCAGTTCTGATGGCATCTCCAAAAAGGCATGCACCGCTTCTCCAGCCTGAGTGATGGTCGAAGTTGGATTCTTGTCACCGTAGGAGGCTACTAATGTCGTTATTACGTTTATCGCGTAGGAACTCGTTTGCTCGTAGTCTTCCACACAGCGGACCAATGTTCCATTGAATGGGACGTCGTTCGTGGTTCCGCCGGTTGCGGTGATCTTAAACCCGCTGGGGACGTTTTTTAGCCATGGCCATGTAACCTTTTCTATGAAAACACCTTTGCTTGAGGTGGCATTTTTTGCTTCATAGACCTTGTCCCCATCATCATCGTAGACCGAGATCGTTGCTCCGACCAATGGTTCGTCAGCATAAGCGACACCGAGTAATGTACTATCCTTCGATGGTGTCATCAACCAGATCAGTGTCCCAGAGCTCACTATCAGCAAAAAAACAATTACGACTGCCAGCAACTTCACTTTAGCATTTTCCAAGCCCTCTCCCCCTTATCTGATTTGATAATATTTTCGCAAAAAGTACTAATAATTATGCATATATTCTATATTATATATAATAATAAAATAATTTATCAACTAGACTAATAGATGACCGAATCCTTCGTCATAGATCAGATTACCGTTTCAGGCCCAGTGGAACCTCTCTTTTCTATCGAATATCAAGGAAATGGTGAAATCCAATATCGCGTTCAAACGGACTCCCCTTCAATGAAAATAATTGATCACATGAAAATATGGTGAATGGGATCGCCCTTCGATCTCATGAACGCACATTGCTCAATAATGGAATGAGATAAATTAAAAGTGAAAAGGATGAGGAAGCTAGAGGGGTTGAAGGACGCCCCTCGCAACTTCGAGGTCCGCAAGGACGTGGTGATCATCCCGTTGAGGGGGGACACGTAGGCCCTCCTGGACGACATAGACATCTTGAAGGAGCTGATGAACGCTAGCTTGCAGCTGGTAGCGATAAGGAAGGCGAGGAAGTAGCTGGGGCCGGGAATAGCGGGTCCCGAGCACCTGGTGATCTACTATCACATGCGGAAGCTCTCGGGATACTCGGACAACGGCCTCGACCGGGTGATGGAGCGCGCGGTGGCGCGCTCAGGCATCGACAAGCCCGGGCGTCATCACCGAAACCGCAGGACATGGGGCAGGTGCACCATGGAAGCGGCCGGCAAGGACAATCAGAAGGCGCTGCTGATCGTTTCGGAGACCTACGGGCACGAGGCCTCAAGCAGACGAGGAAAGTACCTAAGCCTCGCGATAAACGAGCAAGAGGATGTGCAGGAAAAGCGCTCGGAATACATGCAGCGGATCCG
The sequence above is a segment of the Methanomassiliicoccales archaeon genome. Coding sequences within it:
- a CDS encoding citrate/2-methylcitrate synthase, which translates into the protein VHERKNIYPNLDFYAAVAMDAMGVPKEFFTPFFTSSRIAGWVAHTIEQYEDAVLLRPSSKYVGEFGRTFVPIEER
- a CDS encoding GNAT family N-acetyltransferase yields the protein MMNAWERGKGGEHVKRGKETFETSTKGFIIRFAQPDDVSLVLRFIRRLAEYEGLSSEVEASEDVLRDSLFVKRQAEVIIGELEGRPVAFALFFHNFSTFLGKANLYLEDLFVDENCRGLGLGRSMFACLAGIAMERGCERLDWWCLDWNTSSIAFYERMGARPMSDWTVYRVEGNRLAELAEKI